Proteins encoded within one genomic window of Triticum aestivum cultivar Chinese Spring chromosome 2D, IWGSC CS RefSeq v2.1, whole genome shotgun sequence:
- the LOC123049813 gene encoding uncharacterized protein, protein MKIEKANAGHLTNFEVLDFLRKRGAKTDPMGCLGAVAASECKVYEYLLKTPACNQTRESVTEFASTCEGFKLTDADKQNIINWRPTSAADVYAMVEECGKRFCKDERGVPQDEEDRAKELVALVNEIFPAPPAKPKDEVDMKPEDEVDAKPEDEVDVDMKDS, encoded by the exons ATGAAGAT TGAGAAAGCAAATGCAGGACATCTCACCAACTTCGAAGTTCTCGACTTCTTACGGAAAAGAGGTGCAAAAACTGATCCGATGGGATGTTTGGGGGCCGTTGCTGCATCAGAGTGTAAG GTATACGAGTACCTCCTGAAAACTCCTGCTTGCAATCAGACAAGGGAATCAGTTACTGAATTTGCAAGCACATGTGAGGGTTTCAAGCTTACTGATGCtgacaagcaaaacataatcaattGGAGGCCAACCTCAGCAGCTGATGTTTATGCG ATGGTGGAGGAGTGTGGGAAAAGATTTTGCAAGGACGAGCGAGGAGTGCCGCAGGATGAAGAGGACCGTGCCAAGGAACTTGTGGCTCTTGTAAACGAGATTTTTCCAGCACCACCTGCAAAGCCAAAGGATGAGGTGGATATGAAGCCAGAGGATGAAGTGGATGCGAAGCCAGAGGATGAAGTGGATGTGGATATGAAGGACAGCTGA